The Pseudomonas iranensis genome includes a window with the following:
- the lpdA gene encoding dihydrolipoyl dehydrogenase gives MQSLSTTLLIIGGGPGGYVTAIRAGQLGIPTILVEGQSLGGTCLNIGCIPSKALIHVAEQFHQTQHHSQHSALGISVAAPTLDISKSVEWKDGIVDRLTTGVAALLRKNKVQVINGWAKIIDGKTVEVGETRIQCEHLVLATGSTSVNLPILPIGGPIISSTEALAPTSVPKRLVVVGGGYIGLELGIAYRKLGAEVSVVEAQDRILPAYDAELTQPVHEALKQLGVKLYLKHSVLGFDGTLQVRDPEGETLNLETDQVLVAVGRKPNTQGFNLEALNLDMNGSAIKIDSGCQTSMRNVYAIGDVSGEPMLAHRAMAQGEMVAELISGKRREFNPTAIAAVCFTDPELVVVGKTPDEAKAAGLDCIVASFPFAANGRAMTLESKSGFVRVVARRDNHLIVGWQAVGVGVSELSTAFAQSLEMGARLEDIGGTIHAHPTLGEAVQEAALRALGHALHL, from the coding sequence CTCTGAGCACCACCCTGCTGATCATCGGCGGCGGCCCCGGCGGTTACGTCACGGCAATCCGCGCCGGGCAACTGGGCATCCCGACCATCCTGGTCGAAGGCCAATCGTTGGGCGGCACCTGCCTGAATATCGGCTGCATTCCGTCGAAAGCGCTGATTCATGTGGCAGAGCAGTTTCATCAGACGCAGCATCACAGCCAGCATTCGGCGTTGGGCATCAGCGTTGCCGCACCGACCCTGGATATCAGCAAAAGCGTCGAGTGGAAGGACGGCATCGTTGATCGCCTGACCACTGGTGTCGCCGCGCTGCTGAGGAAAAACAAGGTTCAGGTCATCAACGGCTGGGCGAAAATCATCGACGGCAAAACCGTGGAAGTCGGCGAAACGCGCATCCAGTGCGAGCACTTGGTACTGGCCACCGGTTCGACCAGCGTCAACCTGCCGATCCTGCCGATTGGCGGACCGATCATCTCCTCCACCGAAGCGCTGGCGCCGACGTCTGTGCCGAAACGTCTGGTGGTGGTCGGCGGTGGTTACATCGGCCTGGAGCTGGGCATCGCCTATCGCAAGCTCGGCGCCGAGGTCAGTGTGGTCGAGGCACAGGATCGAATTCTTCCGGCTTACGACGCGGAGCTGACACAACCGGTGCATGAGGCGCTCAAGCAACTGGGGGTGAAGCTGTACCTCAAACACAGTGTGCTGGGTTTCGACGGCACATTGCAGGTGCGCGATCCTGAAGGCGAAACCCTCAATCTGGAAACCGATCAGGTACTGGTCGCGGTCGGACGCAAACCCAATACACAGGGATTCAATCTCGAAGCGTTGAATCTGGACATGAACGGTTCGGCGATCAAGATCGACAGCGGTTGCCAAACCAGCATGCGCAACGTCTACGCCATTGGCGACGTGAGCGGCGAACCGATGCTGGCCCACCGCGCTATGGCTCAGGGCGAAATGGTTGCCGAGCTGATCAGTGGCAAGCGCCGCGAATTCAACCCGACCGCCATCGCCGCCGTGTGCTTTACCGACCCGGAACTGGTGGTGGTCGGCAAAACTCCGGACGAGGCCAAGGCTGCCGGGCTGGACTGCATCGTTGCAAGCTTCCCGTTCGCCGCCAACGGCCGCGCAATGACCCTGGAATCGAAAAGCGGCTTCGTCCGGGTGGTCGCACGTCGTGACAATCATTTGATTGTCGGCTGGCAAGCGGTGGGTGTCGGGGTTTCCGAATTGTCGACGGCATTCGCGCAGAGCCTGGAAATGGGCGCGCGCCTGGAAGACATCGGCGGCACCATTCATGCCCACCCGACCTTGGGCGAAGCGGTGCAGGAAGCGGCGTTGCGGGCGCTGGGGCATGCGCTGCATCTGTGA
- a CDS encoding branched-chain amino acid aminotransferase: protein MGNESINWDKLGFDYIKTDKRYLSYFRDGEWDKGTLTEDNVLHISEGSTALHYGQQCFEGMKAYRCKDGSINLFRPDQNALRMQRSCARLLMPTVDTEQFIEACKAVVRANERFIPPYGTGGALYLRPFVIGVGDNIGVRTAPEFIFSIFCIPVGAYFKGGLTPHNFQISSYDRAAPQGTGAAKVGGNYAASLMPGSKAKKANFADAIYLDPMTHTKIEEVGSANFFGITHDNKFVTPNSPSVLPGITRLSLIELAKSRLGLEVVEGDVLIDKLSDFKEAGACGTAAVITPIGGISYNDHLHVFHSETEVGPVTQQLYKELTGVQTGDIEAPAGWIVKV from the coding sequence ATGGGTAACGAAAGCATCAATTGGGACAAGCTGGGTTTTGACTACATCAAGACCGACAAGCGCTATCTGTCGTACTTTCGCGATGGCGAGTGGGACAAAGGCACCCTGACCGAAGATAACGTCCTGCACATCAGCGAAGGCTCCACTGCCCTTCACTACGGTCAGCAGTGCTTCGAAGGCATGAAGGCCTATCGCTGCAAGGACGGCTCGATCAACCTGTTCCGCCCGGACCAGAACGCCCTGCGCATGCAACGCAGCTGCGCGCGTCTGCTGATGCCGACGGTCGACACCGAGCAGTTCATCGAAGCCTGCAAAGCCGTGGTTCGCGCCAACGAGCGTTTCATCCCGCCGTACGGCACCGGCGGCGCGCTGTACCTGCGCCCGTTCGTGATCGGCGTCGGTGACAACATCGGCGTACGCACTGCGCCCGAGTTCATCTTTTCGATCTTCTGCATCCCGGTCGGCGCCTACTTCAAGGGCGGCCTGACTCCGCACAACTTCCAGATCTCCAGCTACGACCGCGCGGCGCCGCAAGGCACCGGCGCGGCCAAGGTCGGTGGCAACTACGCCGCCAGCCTGATGCCGGGTTCGAAAGCCAAGAAAGCCAACTTCGCCGACGCGATCTACCTCGATCCGATGACCCACACCAAGATCGAGGAAGTCGGTTCGGCCAACTTCTTCGGAATCACTCACGACAACAAGTTCGTCACCCCGAACTCGCCATCGGTCCTGCCAGGCATCACCCGCCTGTCGCTGATCGAACTGGCCAAATCGCGTCTGGGCCTGGAAGTGGTTGAAGGCGACGTGCTGATCGACAAGCTGTCGGACTTCAAGGAAGCCGGTGCCTGCGGTACCGCTGCGGTGATCACGCCGATCGGTGGCATCAGCTACAACGATCACCTGCATGTGTTCCACAGCGAAACCGAGGTAGGCCCGGTGACCCAGCAGCTCTACAAAGAGCTGACTGGCGTGCAGACCGGCGACATCGAAGCGCCAGCGGGCTGGATTGTCAAGGTTTGA
- a CDS encoding putative DNA modification/repair radical SAM protein has product MQIIDKLSILADAAKYDASCASSGAPKRSSEGKSGLGSTDGMGICHSYTPDGRCVSLLKILLTNFCLYDCQYCVNRRSSDVPRARFTPEEVVTLTMDFYRRNCVSGLFLSSGIIRSADYTMEQLVRVAKLLREEHEFRGYIHLKTIPEADPALIEEAGRYADRLSVNIELPTDASLQTLAPEKDITSIKQAMNTIYTGVQTVLNEPRSAKFAPAGQSTQLIVGADDTDDSTILHSAQSLYGNFRLRRVYYSAFSPIPDSPKSVPLAAPPLMREHRLYQADFLLRSYGYSADELLKGPGNLALDIDPKLAWALENREVFPLDLNRADATLIARIPGIGLRTTERLVELRRQRRIRYEDVARMRCVLAKAKPFIITSDYHPQQAEVTSHMLYQQLRDRPMPQQMGLWG; this is encoded by the coding sequence ATGCAAATCATCGACAAGCTCAGCATCCTCGCCGACGCCGCCAAGTACGACGCCTCCTGCGCCAGCAGTGGTGCGCCCAAGCGCAGCTCCGAGGGCAAGAGCGGGCTCGGTTCGACGGACGGCATGGGCATTTGCCACAGCTACACGCCGGACGGGCGCTGTGTGTCGTTGCTGAAAATCCTGCTGACCAACTTCTGTCTTTACGATTGTCAATATTGCGTCAATCGCCGTTCCAGCGATGTGCCGCGTGCGCGCTTCACCCCGGAAGAAGTCGTGACGCTGACCATGGATTTCTACCGGCGCAACTGCGTCAGCGGGCTGTTTCTCAGCTCCGGGATCATTCGCTCGGCGGACTACACCATGGAGCAACTGGTGCGGGTGGCGAAGTTGCTCCGTGAAGAGCACGAATTTCGCGGCTACATCCATTTGAAGACCATTCCGGAAGCCGATCCGGCCTTGATCGAAGAAGCCGGGCGTTATGCCGACCGCCTCAGCGTCAACATAGAATTGCCCACCGATGCCAGTCTGCAGACGCTGGCGCCGGAGAAGGACATCACCTCGATCAAGCAAGCGATGAACACCATCTACACCGGCGTGCAAACAGTGTTGAACGAACCGCGCTCGGCCAAGTTCGCCCCGGCCGGGCAAAGCACGCAATTGATTGTCGGTGCCGATGACACCGATGACAGCACCATCCTGCACAGCGCCCAGTCCCTGTATGGCAACTTCCGTTTGCGCCGGGTCTATTACTCGGCATTCAGTCCGATCCCCGACAGCCCGAAAAGCGTACCGCTCGCCGCGCCACCGCTGATGCGCGAGCACCGTTTGTATCAGGCTGATTTCCTCCTGCGCAGCTACGGCTACAGCGCTGACGAATTGCTCAAAGGCCCGGGCAATCTGGCGCTCGATATCGACCCGAAGCTGGCCTGGGCGCTGGAAAATCGCGAAGTGTTCCCGCTCGACCTCAACCGTGCTGACGCGACGTTGATCGCACGGATCCCGGGCATCGGCTTGCGCACCACCGAGCGCCTGGTCGAGTTGCGCCGTCAGCGCCGCATCCGTTACGAAGATGTGGCACGGATGCGCTGTGTGCTCGCCAAGGCCAAGCCGTTCATCATCACCAGCGATTACCACCCGCAACAGGCGGAAGTCACCAGTCACATGCTCTACCAGCAATTGCGCGACCGGCCGATGCCGCAGCAGATGGGGTTGTGGGGATGA
- a CDS encoding Nramp family divalent metal transporter, translated as MAGSVAVDPTASFFKRVLRFAGPGLLVSIGYMDPGNWATAIEAGSRFGYSLLFVVLLASLAGMVVQCLCSRLGIATGRDLAQLSRERYSTPTARLQWILAEISIIATDLAEVLGCALAFHLLLGCSLTFGIALTAFDTLLVLALQNRGFRRLEAIMLVLVATIGVCFFVELLLIKPYWPDVALGFKPSLSAISDAAPLYLAIGILGATVMPHNLYLHTSIVQTRMIGKDLASKQDAVKLARIDTIGSLALALLVNAAILILAAAAFHQSGHTDVVDIQDAYHLLDPLVGGALASVLFGVALLASGQSSTFTGTIAGQVIMEGYLNLRIPCWQRRLITRGLALIPAFIGVWLLGDGAIGKLLVLSQVVLSLQLPFALYPLIRMTNDRQLMGPFVNRWPTRVLAWGLFVLISGANSWLILQWAV; from the coding sequence GTGGCCGGCAGTGTTGCGGTCGATCCGACTGCCTCGTTCTTCAAACGTGTGCTGCGTTTCGCCGGTCCCGGTTTGCTGGTGTCGATCGGCTACATGGACCCGGGCAACTGGGCGACCGCGATCGAGGCCGGTTCGCGTTTCGGCTACAGTCTTTTATTCGTCGTGTTGCTGGCGAGTCTGGCCGGCATGGTGGTGCAGTGCCTGTGTTCGCGGCTAGGCATCGCCACCGGGCGCGATCTGGCGCAGTTGTCCCGCGAGCGCTACAGCACGCCGACCGCGCGCCTGCAATGGATACTGGCGGAGATCTCGATCATCGCCACCGACCTCGCCGAAGTGCTTGGCTGCGCTCTCGCGTTTCACTTGCTGCTCGGTTGCTCGCTGACCTTCGGTATCGCTCTGACGGCGTTCGACACGCTGCTGGTGCTGGCCCTGCAGAACCGGGGATTTCGCCGTCTCGAAGCGATCATGCTGGTGCTGGTCGCGACCATCGGTGTGTGTTTCTTCGTCGAATTGTTGTTGATCAAACCGTACTGGCCAGACGTGGCGCTGGGCTTCAAACCCTCGCTGTCCGCGATCAGCGATGCGGCGCCGCTGTATCTGGCCATCGGCATCCTCGGCGCCACAGTGATGCCGCATAACCTGTATCTGCACACCTCGATCGTGCAAACGCGGATGATCGGCAAGGACCTGGCGAGCAAACAGGACGCGGTGAAACTGGCGCGCATCGACACCATCGGTTCGCTGGCCCTGGCGCTGCTGGTCAACGCGGCGATCCTGATTCTCGCGGCGGCGGCGTTTCACCAGTCCGGGCACACCGATGTGGTCGACATTCAGGACGCCTATCACCTGCTCGATCCGCTGGTGGGCGGTGCGCTGGCCAGTGTGTTGTTCGGCGTGGCGCTGCTCGCGTCGGGGCAGAGTTCGACCTTCACCGGGACCATCGCCGGGCAGGTCATCATGGAAGGCTATCTGAACCTGCGCATCCCGTGCTGGCAGCGGCGTTTGATCACTCGCGGGCTGGCGCTGATTCCGGCGTTCATCGGCGTATGGCTGCTCGGTGATGGCGCTATAGGCAAATTGCTGGTGTTGAGCCAGGTGGTGCTCAGTCTGCAACTGCCGTTCGCCTTGTACCCGCTGATTCGCATGACCAACGATCGGCAATTGATGGGGCCGTTCGTCAATCGCTGGCCCACGCGGGTGCTGGCTTGGGGGCTGTTTGTGTTGATCAGCGGGGCGAACAGTTGGTTGATATTGCAGTGGGCGGTTTGA
- a CDS encoding chalcone isomerase family protein encodes MNRTPKLVRGCCGIGLWALLLTPTWANWQDAVPGAQIIGSGDFSVFGFDVYSARLWSAARPLADGQPFALELIYRRNISRDDLVSTSVDEIKRLAGPRVTSAQLAGWQAQMQQSFVDVQAGTRITGVYLPGQGARFFVGQKLQHEIEDPQFAKAFFDIWLDPRTRSPELREQLLGVNP; translated from the coding sequence ATGAACAGAACACCCAAGCTCGTACGTGGCTGTTGTGGCATCGGCTTGTGGGCGCTGTTGCTGACGCCGACGTGGGCCAATTGGCAGGACGCAGTGCCAGGGGCGCAAATCATCGGCAGTGGCGATTTCAGCGTGTTCGGCTTCGATGTTTACAGCGCGCGGTTGTGGAGTGCCGCGCGGCCTCTGGCGGACGGCCAGCCGTTTGCACTGGAGCTGATCTACCGGCGCAACATCTCGCGAGACGATCTGGTCAGCACCAGCGTCGATGAGATCAAACGCCTTGCCGGTCCTCGGGTCACTTCAGCGCAATTGGCCGGCTGGCAGGCGCAGATGCAGCAATCCTTTGTCGACGTCCAGGCCGGCACGCGCATAACCGGCGTGTATCTGCCGGGGCAGGGCGCGCGGTTTTTTGTCGGCCAGAAGCTGCAGCATGAGATTGAGGATCCACAGTTTGCCAAGGCGTTTTTCGATATCTGGCTGGATCCGCGAACACGCAGTCCCGAGTTGCGCGAGCAGTTGTTGGGGGTGAACCCATAG
- a CDS encoding alpha/beta hydrolase has product MLKLFALLTLLASTAVHAQTTLQSDLPLKYLEQVHADAEPRPLVIFLHGYGSNEADLIGMKFQLPAQYNYLSVRAPMTLGEGRFQWFRKKGEGAYNGETDDLKVSGQKLRDFIAQAAKKYHAAPDKVYLIGFSQGAMMSYEVGLRAPAVVGGFAGLSGRLLPVLKAELKPGQAPLPLSIFIGHGTADDPVPYRHGTEANALLHKLDYQPEFHAYPGVGHSITAAELRDLNGWLQRLNP; this is encoded by the coding sequence ATGCTGAAATTGTTCGCCCTGCTGACCCTGCTCGCATCCACCGCCGTTCACGCGCAAACCACCCTGCAATCCGATCTGCCACTCAAGTACCTCGAACAGGTCCACGCCGACGCTGAACCACGTCCGCTGGTGATTTTCCTGCACGGTTATGGCAGTAACGAGGCCGATCTGATCGGCATGAAATTTCAGCTGCCGGCGCAGTACAACTACCTTTCCGTGCGCGCGCCGATGACATTGGGTGAAGGACGTTTCCAGTGGTTTCGCAAGAAAGGTGAAGGCGCCTACAACGGCGAGACCGATGATCTGAAGGTCAGCGGCCAGAAGCTGCGCGACTTTATCGCCCAGGCGGCGAAGAAATATCACGCCGCGCCGGACAAGGTGTACCTGATCGGCTTCAGCCAAGGCGCGATGATGAGTTACGAAGTGGGCCTGCGCGCGCCAGCGGTCGTGGGCGGGTTTGCCGGGTTGAGCGGGCGCTTGTTGCCGGTGCTCAAAGCCGAACTCAAGCCCGGGCAAGCGCCACTGCCGCTGAGCATATTTATCGGCCACGGCACCGCTGATGATCCGGTGCCTTACCGTCACGGCACCGAGGCCAACGCGCTATTGCACAAGCTCGATTACCAGCCCGAGTTTCACGCGTATCCGGGCGTCGGCCACAGCATCACTGCTGCCGAGTTGCGTGACCTGAATGGCTGGTTGCAGCGGCTCAATCCTTGA
- a CDS encoding succinylglutamate desuccinylase/aspartoacylase family protein, which yields MQRIDHVLPWSHLGSERSLSVFRYGAGSRKVYIQASLHADELPGMRTAWELKLRLNELERQGRLQGVIELVPVANPIGLDQHLQGNHMGRFELGSGKNFNRAFVELSAPVAALVGERLGADDEANVALIRQAMAQVFEELPAPASQLEALHRLLLRHACDADITLDLHCDFDAAIHLYALPQHWPQWQSLAARLQAGVALLCEDSGGSSFDESCSTPWLRLAKAFPDAAIPAANLATTLELGSMGDTRVDQAQANCEAILGFLAEQGFISGDWPAAPSECCEGLPFEGTEYLFAPHHGVVSFLRNAGEWVEQGDALFEVVDPLQDRVTTVRAGTSGVLFAIDRGRYTEPGIWQAKVAGRVPFRTGKLTND from the coding sequence ATGCAACGCATCGACCACGTTCTGCCCTGGAGCCACTTGGGCAGCGAGCGCTCCCTCAGCGTTTTTCGCTACGGCGCCGGCAGCCGCAAGGTGTATATCCAGGCCAGCCTGCACGCCGATGAACTGCCGGGCATGCGCACCGCGTGGGAACTCAAGCTGCGCTTGAACGAACTGGAACGGCAGGGCCGTTTGCAGGGCGTTATCGAACTGGTGCCGGTGGCCAATCCGATCGGCCTGGATCAGCATCTGCAAGGCAATCACATGGGCCGCTTCGAACTGGGCAGCGGCAAGAATTTCAACCGCGCATTCGTCGAACTCAGCGCCCCGGTCGCGGCGCTGGTTGGCGAGCGTCTGGGCGCGGATGACGAGGCCAACGTCGCGCTGATCCGCCAGGCTATGGCTCAGGTCTTCGAAGAATTGCCGGCGCCGGCCTCGCAACTGGAAGCCTTGCACCGCTTGTTGCTGCGCCACGCCTGCGACGCCGACATCACCCTCGATCTGCATTGCGACTTCGACGCTGCGATTCACCTCTACGCGCTGCCGCAACACTGGCCGCAATGGCAATCGCTGGCGGCGCGGTTGCAGGCCGGCGTCGCGTTGCTCTGCGAGGACTCCGGCGGCAGCTCGTTCGATGAATCCTGCTCGACGCCGTGGCTGCGTCTGGCCAAAGCATTCCCGGACGCGGCGATTCCGGCGGCGAATCTGGCGACGACGCTGGAGCTGGGCAGCATGGGCGACACCCGCGTCGATCAGGCTCAGGCCAATTGCGAAGCGATCCTGGGTTTTCTCGCCGAGCAGGGTTTCATCAGCGGCGACTGGCCGGCGGCGCCGAGCGAATGTTGTGAAGGTCTGCCGTTCGAAGGCACCGAATACCTGTTCGCCCCGCACCATGGCGTGGTCAGTTTCTTGCGCAATGCCGGCGAGTGGGTAGAGCAGGGCGATGCGCTGTTCGAGGTTGTTGACCCATTGCAGGATCGCGTGACCACCGTGCGCGCCGGCACCAGCGGGGTGCTGTTCGCGATTGATCGCGGGCGTTATACCGAGCCGGGGATCTGGCAGGCGAAAGTGGCGGGGCGGGTGCCGTTTCGTACCGGCAAGCTGACGAACGACTGA
- a CDS encoding ABC transporter substrate-binding protein produces the protein MKKLVMFGALALSMLSLTAVAEDAKPIRIGIEAGYPPFSMKTPDGKLTGFDVDIGDALCAQMKVKCTWVEQEFDGLIPALKVKKIDAILSSMTITDDRKKNVDFTIKYYHTPARFVMKEGSGVKDPLTELKGKKVGVLRASTHDRYATEVLVPAGIELVRYGSQQEANLDMVSGRIDAMLADSVNLSDGFLKTDAGKGFEFVGPTYEDAKYFGGGAGIAVRKGDTALAEQFNKAITEIRANGEYKKVQDKYFDFDVYGH, from the coding sequence ATGAAAAAGCTAGTGATGTTCGGTGCCCTGGCACTGTCGATGTTGTCCCTGACCGCCGTGGCCGAAGACGCCAAGCCGATCCGCATCGGTATCGAAGCCGGGTACCCGCCATTCTCGATGAAAACCCCTGACGGCAAACTCACTGGTTTTGACGTGGACATCGGTGACGCACTGTGCGCGCAGATGAAGGTTAAATGCACGTGGGTCGAGCAAGAGTTCGATGGCCTGATCCCGGCGCTGAAAGTGAAGAAGATCGACGCGATCCTGTCGTCGATGACCATCACTGACGATCGCAAGAAGAACGTCGATTTCACCATCAAGTACTACCACACCCCGGCACGCTTCGTGATGAAGGAAGGCTCGGGCGTGAAAGACCCGCTGACCGAACTCAAGGGCAAGAAAGTCGGCGTGCTGCGCGCCAGTACTCACGACCGTTACGCGACCGAAGTGCTGGTTCCGGCCGGGATCGAACTGGTGCGCTACGGCTCGCAGCAGGAAGCCAACCTCGACATGGTGTCCGGGCGTATCGACGCGATGCTGGCCGACTCGGTCAACCTCAGCGACGGTTTCCTGAAAACCGACGCCGGCAAAGGCTTCGAATTCGTCGGCCCGACCTACGAAGACGCCAAGTACTTCGGCGGCGGCGCTGGGATCGCGGTGCGCAAGGGCGATACCGCACTGGCTGAGCAATTCAACAAAGCCATCACCGAAATCCGCGCCAATGGCGAGTACAAGAAAGTCCAGGACAAGTACTTCGACTTTGACGTATACGGCCATTAA
- a CDS encoding rhodanese-like domain-containing protein — translation MTSLVREIPAAPSAIALMHFSNRLTFETDCSDVFSSHEAGEVDFVLVDVRGPLAFERGHVPGAINIPTRLLTAERLADYPKHTLFVVYCAGPHCNGANKAAVKLAALGYPVKEMIGGVTGWLDEGFELNAVSATNTAISCAC, via the coding sequence ATGACCAGCCTCGTTCGCGAAATCCCCGCCGCCCCTTCGGCGATTGCCCTGATGCATTTCAGCAATCGTCTGACCTTCGAAACCGATTGTTCCGACGTGTTCAGTAGCCACGAGGCCGGGGAGGTCGATTTTGTTCTGGTGGATGTGCGCGGCCCATTGGCGTTCGAGCGCGGCCATGTGCCCGGCGCGATCAATATCCCGACCCGCTTGCTCACGGCGGAGCGCTTGGCCGATTACCCGAAACACACTTTGTTCGTAGTCTATTGTGCCGGGCCGCATTGCAATGGGGCGAACAAGGCTGCGGTGAAGCTGGCGGCATTGGGCTATCCGGTCAAGGAGATGATCGGCGGCGTCACCGGATGGCTCGATGAGGGTTTCGAATTGAACGCGGTTTCAGCAACCAACACCGCGATCAGCTGCGCCTGCTGA
- the ftrA gene encoding transcriptional regulator FtrA: MPTQPNLVAILAYDGLCTFEFGIAVEIFGLARPEFDFPWYEHAIAAVDKGPMRAMGGIQVLADGGLELLAAARTIVIPGWRDRNAPVPSALIDALRRAHDRGARLLSICSGVFVLAASGLLDGHRATTHWRYTGELAQRFPAIEVDPDVLYVDAGQLITSAGSAAGIDACLHLVTRDFGTQVANAVARRLVMSPQRTGGQAQFIPTPVSRTPRSDLSRVMQWARERLHEPLEVRDLASEAAMSERTFLRRFTEASGQTPKAWLQHERLARARELLESTHQHTEQIAQRCGYRSVESFRAAFRSVVGVPPSVYRERFGRSGKAIC, from the coding sequence ATGCCCACTCAGCCCAATCTGGTTGCCATTCTGGCCTACGACGGCCTCTGCACATTCGAGTTCGGCATTGCCGTCGAGATCTTCGGCCTGGCCCGGCCAGAGTTCGACTTCCCTTGGTACGAACACGCGATTGCCGCGGTCGACAAAGGCCCGATGCGCGCCATGGGCGGGATTCAGGTGCTGGCCGATGGTGGCCTGGAATTGCTCGCCGCAGCGCGCACCATCGTCATTCCCGGCTGGCGCGACCGCAATGCTCCGGTACCGTCAGCGCTGATCGACGCATTGCGTCGGGCGCATGACCGAGGCGCGCGGTTGCTGTCGATCTGCTCGGGCGTGTTCGTGCTCGCCGCCAGCGGCCTGCTCGACGGCCACCGCGCCACCACGCACTGGCGCTACACCGGTGAACTGGCGCAACGCTTCCCGGCGATCGAGGTCGATCCGGACGTGCTCTACGTCGACGCCGGTCAGCTGATCACCTCCGCCGGCAGCGCCGCCGGCATCGACGCCTGCCTGCATCTGGTAACCCGCGACTTCGGCACGCAGGTCGCCAACGCCGTCGCGCGGCGCTTGGTCATGTCGCCACAACGCACCGGCGGCCAGGCCCAATTCATCCCCACCCCGGTCAGCCGGACACCCCGCAGCGACCTGTCGCGCGTCATGCAATGGGCCCGCGAACGCCTGCACGAACCGCTGGAAGTCCGCGATCTGGCCAGCGAAGCGGCGATGAGCGAGCGCACTTTTTTGCGGCGCTTCACCGAAGCCAGCGGGCAAACGCCCAAGGCGTGGCTGCAACATGAACGCCTGGCGCGAGCGCGGGAGCTGCTCGAGAGCACCCATCAACACACCGAGCAGATCGCCCAGCGCTGCGGCTATCGATCGGTGGAGAGCTTTCGAGCGGCGTTCCGCAGCGTGGTGGGCGTACCGCCGTCGGTTTATCGGGAGCGGTTTGGGCGGTCGGGTAAGGCGATTTGTTGA
- a CDS encoding colicin E3/pyocin S6 family cytotoxin: MARKKDIPRIQNPPEGDGHHITTRYMTASELAAREAAQGAYEDIPARQQAHEDRLGHQVIHEQQNISGCVFVKSCKLPNGVINDANPSGFIPVGKISDYGTLSLLAGHERDSAGNIALKTIGATSLQASIGAFALGSSGSLSTSTAAASTTSLATGGVVAGGLLGLVALLWPSSLADSALYTEEQLQSLETARTRVRLHVEQQPDGTLKGYGYNTQTRSDWEMIPVVQFVKQGASHVADFGNGSTLLWTPSVDSSRGSAIPPLEGAPQVPHIWIYPPTEQADKIIVNPVYPPEYQDFILVFPADSGVQPLYVVLSRPTLGGDIKYHRPPVTLPAFPDTYPVKSKSSVQGGGGKRSRWKDKKGRIYEWDSKTGAIELYNKQGKHLGEFNHETGEQIDPANPERWTPK; encoded by the coding sequence ATGGCTCGCAAGAAAGACATCCCCCGGATCCAGAACCCGCCAGAGGGAGACGGACACCACATCACCACCCGCTACATGACTGCCAGCGAACTTGCTGCGCGCGAGGCCGCACAAGGCGCTTATGAAGACATTCCGGCTCGGCAGCAGGCCCACGAAGATCGACTTGGCCACCAGGTCATACATGAACAGCAAAATATAAGCGGCTGTGTTTTCGTGAAAAGTTGCAAGCTGCCGAACGGCGTCATCAATGATGCCAATCCATCTGGATTTATACCGGTAGGGAAAATTTCGGATTATGGAACGCTGTCCTTGCTAGCGGGGCATGAACGCGACTCGGCCGGGAATATCGCACTCAAGACAATTGGCGCGACCAGTTTGCAAGCGTCGATCGGAGCTTTTGCTCTCGGCAGCTCTGGCAGTCTGAGCACCAGCACTGCCGCCGCAAGTACCACAAGCCTGGCCACCGGCGGTGTCGTCGCAGGCGGGTTGCTCGGGTTGGTTGCGCTGCTGTGGCCATCGAGTCTCGCCGATAGTGCTCTCTACACAGAAGAGCAACTACAGTCGCTCGAGACAGCTCGGACTCGGGTTCGATTGCATGTGGAACAGCAGCCCGATGGGACGTTGAAAGGATACGGATACAACACTCAAACGCGCAGCGACTGGGAAATGATTCCAGTCGTTCAGTTCGTCAAGCAAGGCGCCTCGCACGTCGCAGATTTTGGGAATGGGTCGACCTTACTCTGGACTCCCTCTGTAGACTCATCACGCGGATCGGCAATTCCGCCGTTGGAGGGTGCGCCGCAGGTTCCACACATCTGGATATACCCGCCGACCGAGCAGGCGGACAAAATCATCGTCAATCCGGTTTACCCGCCTGAATACCAGGACTTTATTCTGGTCTTTCCGGCGGACTCCGGAGTACAGCCTCTATATGTTGTGCTTTCAAGACCTACTCTTGGCGGTGACATCAAATATCACCGGCCTCCCGTAACTCTCCCAGCATTCCCGGATACCTATCCCGTCAAATCCAAAAGCAGTGTTCAAGGTGGTGGCGGCAAGCGCAGCAGATGGAAAGACAAGAAAGGTCGAATCTATGAATGGGATAGCAAAACAGGGGCTATAGAACTCTATAACAAGCAAGGCAAACATCTAGGTGAGTTTAATCACGAAACGGGCGAGCAAATCGATCCTGCCAATCCCGAGCGATGGACTCCAAAGTGA